One window from the genome of Dermochelys coriacea isolate rDerCor1 chromosome 19, rDerCor1.pri.v4, whole genome shotgun sequence encodes:
- the AZIN2 gene encoding antizyme inhibitor 2 isoform X1, translating into MSGYLNESDFMMVEEGFTTRDLLENLLMEVSQKSNKGAFFVADLGDVVKKHLRFLKALPHVKPFYAVKCNSSKGVVRTLAELGAGFDCASKMEIALVQSIGVPPDKIIYTNPCKQISQIKYAASHGVQLMAFDNEVELGKVARSHPHARMVLCIATNNPRSSAHLSVKFGATLKSCRHLLETAKEMNVEIVGISFHVGSDCPDLQAFTRSIADARLVFEMGAELGYKMHLLDIGGGFPGTENSKVRFEEMAATINSALDLYFPEGCGVEIIAKPGRYYVASAFTLAVNVVDKQEVPLDPPGSDDEESGSKKSILYYINDGIYGSFSCIFFNHTCPSPILHKKHGPDHPLFSSSLWGPSCDGQDRIADGLELPELEVGDWLMFENMGAYTIAALSSFNGYQQPQINYAMSRETVRLLQGKLPQPEEEDRESLCTPLSCGWEITDTLCITPVFTPARIT; encoded by the exons ATGAGTGGGTACTTGAATGAATCAGACTTTATGATGGTGGAGGAGGGCTTCACCACCAGAGACCTCCTTGAAAACCTCCTCATGGAGGTCTCCCAGAAG AGCAACAAAGGGGCCTTTTTTGTGGCAGACCTGGGGGATGTAGTGAAGAAACACCTGCGCTTCCTGAAGGCCTTGCCCCACGTCAAACCTTTCTACGCTGTTAAGTGCAACAGTAGCAAAGGAGTGGTGCGGACGCTggctgagctgggggcaggatTTGACTGTGCTAGCAAG ATGGAGATTGCATTAGTTCAGAGCATCGGGGTCCCACCTGACAAGATTATCTACACTAACCCCTGCAAACAGATCTCGCAGATCAAATATGCAGCCAGCCACGGGGTGCAGCTGATGGCCTTCGACAATGAAGTGGAGCTCGGGAAAGTGGCAAGGAGCCATCCACATGCCAG GATGGTTCTGTGCATCGCCACCAACAACCCCAGATCCTCTGCCCATCTGAGTGTGAAGTTTGGTGCCACCCTCAAGTCCTGCAGACACCTACTTGAAACTGCAAAGGAGATGAATGTGGAGATCGTTGGCATCAG TTTTCATGTTGGCAGTGACTGCCCCGACCTGCAAGCCTTCACTCGGTCCATAGCAGATGCTCGGCTGGTGTTTGAAATGGGTGCAGAGCTGGGCTACAAGATGCACTTATTAGACATTGGAGGTGGATTCCCTGGCACTGAAAATTCTAAAGTCCGGTTTGAAGAG ATGGCAGCCACGATCAACTCCGCCTTGGACTTGTATTTCCCAGAAGGCTGTGGGGTGGAGATCATTGCCAAACCAGGACGATACTATGTAGCTTCCGCCTTTACCTTGGCTGTCAATGTTGTTGACAAGCAGGAGGTTCCCTTGGATCCGCCTGGCTCAGACG ATGAAGAGTCTGGCAGCAAGAAGAGCATACTGTATTACATTAACGATGGCATCTATGGATCCTTCAGCTGCATTTTCTTCAAtcacacctgccccagccccatcctgcacaAG aaacacGGCCCAGATCACCCCTTGTTCAGCAGCAGCCTCTGGGGTCCTTCTTGTGATGGGCAGGACCGCATTGCGGATGGCTTGGAGCTACCAGAACTGGAAGTTGGTGACTGGCTGATGTTTGAGAACATGGGTGCCTACACCATAGCAGCCTTGTCCTCTTTTAATGGATACCAGCAGCCACAGATCAACTACGCCATGTCCCG GGAAACTGTCCGGCTGCTACAGGGGAAGCTGCCACAACCGGAAGAAGAGGACAGAGAGAGCCTGTGTACTCCTCTCTCCTGTGGCTGGGAAATCACAGATACCTTGTGCATTACCCCTGTCTTCACTCCAGCTAGAATCACGTGA
- the AZIN2 gene encoding antizyme inhibitor 2 isoform X2, with protein MSGYLNESDFMMVEEGFTTRDLLENLLMEVSQKSNKGAFFVADLGDVVKKHLRFLKALPHVKPFYAVKCNSSKGVVRTLAELGAGFDCASKMEIALVQSIGVPPDKIIYTNPCKQISQIKYAASHGVQLMAFDNEVELGKVARSHPHARMVLCIATNNPRSSAHLSVKFGATLKSCRHLLETAKEMNVEIVGISFHVGSDCPDLQAFTRSIADARLVFEMGAELGYKMHLLDIGGGFPGTENSKVRFEEMAATINSALDLYFPEGCGVEIIAKPGRYYVASAFTLAVNVVDKQEVPLDPPGSDDEESGSKKSILYYINDGIYGSFSCIFFNHTCPSPILHKKHGPDHPLFSSSLWGPSCDGQDRIADGLELPELEVGDWLMFENMGAYTIAALSSFNGYQQPQINYAMSR; from the exons ATGAGTGGGTACTTGAATGAATCAGACTTTATGATGGTGGAGGAGGGCTTCACCACCAGAGACCTCCTTGAAAACCTCCTCATGGAGGTCTCCCAGAAG AGCAACAAAGGGGCCTTTTTTGTGGCAGACCTGGGGGATGTAGTGAAGAAACACCTGCGCTTCCTGAAGGCCTTGCCCCACGTCAAACCTTTCTACGCTGTTAAGTGCAACAGTAGCAAAGGAGTGGTGCGGACGCTggctgagctgggggcaggatTTGACTGTGCTAGCAAG ATGGAGATTGCATTAGTTCAGAGCATCGGGGTCCCACCTGACAAGATTATCTACACTAACCCCTGCAAACAGATCTCGCAGATCAAATATGCAGCCAGCCACGGGGTGCAGCTGATGGCCTTCGACAATGAAGTGGAGCTCGGGAAAGTGGCAAGGAGCCATCCACATGCCAG GATGGTTCTGTGCATCGCCACCAACAACCCCAGATCCTCTGCCCATCTGAGTGTGAAGTTTGGTGCCACCCTCAAGTCCTGCAGACACCTACTTGAAACTGCAAAGGAGATGAATGTGGAGATCGTTGGCATCAG TTTTCATGTTGGCAGTGACTGCCCCGACCTGCAAGCCTTCACTCGGTCCATAGCAGATGCTCGGCTGGTGTTTGAAATGGGTGCAGAGCTGGGCTACAAGATGCACTTATTAGACATTGGAGGTGGATTCCCTGGCACTGAAAATTCTAAAGTCCGGTTTGAAGAG ATGGCAGCCACGATCAACTCCGCCTTGGACTTGTATTTCCCAGAAGGCTGTGGGGTGGAGATCATTGCCAAACCAGGACGATACTATGTAGCTTCCGCCTTTACCTTGGCTGTCAATGTTGTTGACAAGCAGGAGGTTCCCTTGGATCCGCCTGGCTCAGACG ATGAAGAGTCTGGCAGCAAGAAGAGCATACTGTATTACATTAACGATGGCATCTATGGATCCTTCAGCTGCATTTTCTTCAAtcacacctgccccagccccatcctgcacaAG aaacacGGCCCAGATCACCCCTTGTTCAGCAGCAGCCTCTGGGGTCCTTCTTGTGATGGGCAGGACCGCATTGCGGATGGCTTGGAGCTACCAGAACTGGAAGTTGGTGACTGGCTGATGTTTGAGAACATGGGTGCCTACACCATAGCAGCCTTGTCCTCTTTTAATGGATACCAGCAGCCACAGATCAACTACGCCATGTCCCGGTAA
- the AZIN2 gene encoding antizyme inhibitor 2 isoform X3 — translation MSGYLNESDFMMVEEGFTTRDLLENLLMEVSQKMEIALVQSIGVPPDKIIYTNPCKQISQIKYAASHGVQLMAFDNEVELGKVARSHPHARMVLCIATNNPRSSAHLSVKFGATLKSCRHLLETAKEMNVEIVGISFHVGSDCPDLQAFTRSIADARLVFEMGAELGYKMHLLDIGGGFPGTENSKVRFEEMAATINSALDLYFPEGCGVEIIAKPGRYYVASAFTLAVNVVDKQEVPLDPPGSDDEESGSKKSILYYINDGIYGSFSCIFFNHTCPSPILHKKHGPDHPLFSSSLWGPSCDGQDRIADGLELPELEVGDWLMFENMGAYTIAALSSFNGYQQPQINYAMSRETVRLLQGKLPQPEEEDRESLCTPLSCGWEITDTLCITPVFTPARIT, via the exons ATGAGTGGGTACTTGAATGAATCAGACTTTATGATGGTGGAGGAGGGCTTCACCACCAGAGACCTCCTTGAAAACCTCCTCATGGAGGTCTCCCAGAAG ATGGAGATTGCATTAGTTCAGAGCATCGGGGTCCCACCTGACAAGATTATCTACACTAACCCCTGCAAACAGATCTCGCAGATCAAATATGCAGCCAGCCACGGGGTGCAGCTGATGGCCTTCGACAATGAAGTGGAGCTCGGGAAAGTGGCAAGGAGCCATCCACATGCCAG GATGGTTCTGTGCATCGCCACCAACAACCCCAGATCCTCTGCCCATCTGAGTGTGAAGTTTGGTGCCACCCTCAAGTCCTGCAGACACCTACTTGAAACTGCAAAGGAGATGAATGTGGAGATCGTTGGCATCAG TTTTCATGTTGGCAGTGACTGCCCCGACCTGCAAGCCTTCACTCGGTCCATAGCAGATGCTCGGCTGGTGTTTGAAATGGGTGCAGAGCTGGGCTACAAGATGCACTTATTAGACATTGGAGGTGGATTCCCTGGCACTGAAAATTCTAAAGTCCGGTTTGAAGAG ATGGCAGCCACGATCAACTCCGCCTTGGACTTGTATTTCCCAGAAGGCTGTGGGGTGGAGATCATTGCCAAACCAGGACGATACTATGTAGCTTCCGCCTTTACCTTGGCTGTCAATGTTGTTGACAAGCAGGAGGTTCCCTTGGATCCGCCTGGCTCAGACG ATGAAGAGTCTGGCAGCAAGAAGAGCATACTGTATTACATTAACGATGGCATCTATGGATCCTTCAGCTGCATTTTCTTCAAtcacacctgccccagccccatcctgcacaAG aaacacGGCCCAGATCACCCCTTGTTCAGCAGCAGCCTCTGGGGTCCTTCTTGTGATGGGCAGGACCGCATTGCGGATGGCTTGGAGCTACCAGAACTGGAAGTTGGTGACTGGCTGATGTTTGAGAACATGGGTGCCTACACCATAGCAGCCTTGTCCTCTTTTAATGGATACCAGCAGCCACAGATCAACTACGCCATGTCCCG GGAAACTGTCCGGCTGCTACAGGGGAAGCTGCCACAACCGGAAGAAGAGGACAGAGAGAGCCTGTGTACTCCTCTCTCCTGTGGCTGGGAAATCACAGATACCTTGTGCATTACCCCTGTCTTCACTCCAGCTAGAATCACGTGA
- the AZIN2 gene encoding antizyme inhibitor 2 isoform X4, translating into MEIALVQSIGVPPDKIIYTNPCKQISQIKYAASHGVQLMAFDNEVELGKVARSHPHARMVLCIATNNPRSSAHLSVKFGATLKSCRHLLETAKEMNVEIVGISFHVGSDCPDLQAFTRSIADARLVFEMGAELGYKMHLLDIGGGFPGTENSKVRFEEMAATINSALDLYFPEGCGVEIIAKPGRYYVASAFTLAVNVVDKQEVPLDPPGSDDEESGSKKSILYYINDGIYGSFSCIFFNHTCPSPILHKKHGPDHPLFSSSLWGPSCDGQDRIADGLELPELEVGDWLMFENMGAYTIAALSSFNGYQQPQINYAMSRETVRLLQGKLPQPEEEDRESLCTPLSCGWEITDTLCITPVFTPARIT; encoded by the exons ATGGAGATTGCATTAGTTCAGAGCATCGGGGTCCCACCTGACAAGATTATCTACACTAACCCCTGCAAACAGATCTCGCAGATCAAATATGCAGCCAGCCACGGGGTGCAGCTGATGGCCTTCGACAATGAAGTGGAGCTCGGGAAAGTGGCAAGGAGCCATCCACATGCCAG GATGGTTCTGTGCATCGCCACCAACAACCCCAGATCCTCTGCCCATCTGAGTGTGAAGTTTGGTGCCACCCTCAAGTCCTGCAGACACCTACTTGAAACTGCAAAGGAGATGAATGTGGAGATCGTTGGCATCAG TTTTCATGTTGGCAGTGACTGCCCCGACCTGCAAGCCTTCACTCGGTCCATAGCAGATGCTCGGCTGGTGTTTGAAATGGGTGCAGAGCTGGGCTACAAGATGCACTTATTAGACATTGGAGGTGGATTCCCTGGCACTGAAAATTCTAAAGTCCGGTTTGAAGAG ATGGCAGCCACGATCAACTCCGCCTTGGACTTGTATTTCCCAGAAGGCTGTGGGGTGGAGATCATTGCCAAACCAGGACGATACTATGTAGCTTCCGCCTTTACCTTGGCTGTCAATGTTGTTGACAAGCAGGAGGTTCCCTTGGATCCGCCTGGCTCAGACG ATGAAGAGTCTGGCAGCAAGAAGAGCATACTGTATTACATTAACGATGGCATCTATGGATCCTTCAGCTGCATTTTCTTCAAtcacacctgccccagccccatcctgcacaAG aaacacGGCCCAGATCACCCCTTGTTCAGCAGCAGCCTCTGGGGTCCTTCTTGTGATGGGCAGGACCGCATTGCGGATGGCTTGGAGCTACCAGAACTGGAAGTTGGTGACTGGCTGATGTTTGAGAACATGGGTGCCTACACCATAGCAGCCTTGTCCTCTTTTAATGGATACCAGCAGCCACAGATCAACTACGCCATGTCCCG GGAAACTGTCCGGCTGCTACAGGGGAAGCTGCCACAACCGGAAGAAGAGGACAGAGAGAGCCTGTGTACTCCTCTCTCCTGTGGCTGGGAAATCACAGATACCTTGTGCATTACCCCTGTCTTCACTCCAGCTAGAATCACGTGA
- the AZIN2 gene encoding antizyme inhibitor 2 isoform X5, producing MVLCIATNNPRSSAHLSVKFGATLKSCRHLLETAKEMNVEIVGISFHVGSDCPDLQAFTRSIADARLVFEMGAELGYKMHLLDIGGGFPGTENSKVRFEEMAATINSALDLYFPEGCGVEIIAKPGRYYVASAFTLAVNVVDKQEVPLDPPGSDDEESGSKKSILYYINDGIYGSFSCIFFNHTCPSPILHKKHGPDHPLFSSSLWGPSCDGQDRIADGLELPELEVGDWLMFENMGAYTIAALSSFNGYQQPQINYAMSRETVRLLQGKLPQPEEEDRESLCTPLSCGWEITDTLCITPVFTPARIT from the exons ATGGTTCTGTGCATCGCCACCAACAACCCCAGATCCTCTGCCCATCTGAGTGTGAAGTTTGGTGCCACCCTCAAGTCCTGCAGACACCTACTTGAAACTGCAAAGGAGATGAATGTGGAGATCGTTGGCATCAG TTTTCATGTTGGCAGTGACTGCCCCGACCTGCAAGCCTTCACTCGGTCCATAGCAGATGCTCGGCTGGTGTTTGAAATGGGTGCAGAGCTGGGCTACAAGATGCACTTATTAGACATTGGAGGTGGATTCCCTGGCACTGAAAATTCTAAAGTCCGGTTTGAAGAG ATGGCAGCCACGATCAACTCCGCCTTGGACTTGTATTTCCCAGAAGGCTGTGGGGTGGAGATCATTGCCAAACCAGGACGATACTATGTAGCTTCCGCCTTTACCTTGGCTGTCAATGTTGTTGACAAGCAGGAGGTTCCCTTGGATCCGCCTGGCTCAGACG ATGAAGAGTCTGGCAGCAAGAAGAGCATACTGTATTACATTAACGATGGCATCTATGGATCCTTCAGCTGCATTTTCTTCAAtcacacctgccccagccccatcctgcacaAG aaacacGGCCCAGATCACCCCTTGTTCAGCAGCAGCCTCTGGGGTCCTTCTTGTGATGGGCAGGACCGCATTGCGGATGGCTTGGAGCTACCAGAACTGGAAGTTGGTGACTGGCTGATGTTTGAGAACATGGGTGCCTACACCATAGCAGCCTTGTCCTCTTTTAATGGATACCAGCAGCCACAGATCAACTACGCCATGTCCCG GGAAACTGTCCGGCTGCTACAGGGGAAGCTGCCACAACCGGAAGAAGAGGACAGAGAGAGCCTGTGTACTCCTCTCTCCTGTGGCTGGGAAATCACAGATACCTTGTGCATTACCCCTGTCTTCACTCCAGCTAGAATCACGTGA
- the NDUFS5 gene encoding NADH dehydrogenase [ubiquinone] iron-sulfur protein 5 isoform X1: protein MQSKAMPFWNLQDQLGINADKWMLHQSSEQPYKRAALCHAFEKEWIECASGIGQIRARKECRPEYEDFQECINRYKTVMRLKTIVAQKKQLIKEGKYTPPEHHSGEPEARP from the exons ATGCAATCAAAAG CCATGCCATTTTGGAATCTGCAAGATCAGCTGGGAATCAATGCGGACAAATGGATGCTGCATCAAAGCTCAGAGCAGCCCTACAAACGGGCAGCTCTGTGCCATGCCTTTGAGAAGGAATGGATTGAGTGTGCCAGTGGCATTGGGCAGATTCGTGCACGCAAGGAATGCAGACCGGAATATGAAGACTTCCAAGAATGTATTAATAGGTACAAAACG GTAATGCGTCTGAAGACAATTGTGGCGCAGAAGAAGCAGCTGATAAAGGAAGGGAAATACACACCACCTGAGCACCACAGTGGTGAACCGGAGGCCAGGCCTTGA
- the NDUFS5 gene encoding NADH dehydrogenase [ubiquinone] iron-sulfur protein 5 isoform X2 has protein sequence MPFWNLQDQLGINADKWMLHQSSEQPYKRAALCHAFEKEWIECASGIGQIRARKECRPEYEDFQECINRYKTVMRLKTIVAQKKQLIKEGKYTPPEHHSGEPEARP, from the exons ATGCCATTTTGGAATCTGCAAGATCAGCTGGGAATCAATGCGGACAAATGGATGCTGCATCAAAGCTCAGAGCAGCCCTACAAACGGGCAGCTCTGTGCCATGCCTTTGAGAAGGAATGGATTGAGTGTGCCAGTGGCATTGGGCAGATTCGTGCACGCAAGGAATGCAGACCGGAATATGAAGACTTCCAAGAATGTATTAATAGGTACAAAACG GTAATGCGTCTGAAGACAATTGTGGCGCAGAAGAAGCAGCTGATAAAGGAAGGGAAATACACACCACCTGAGCACCACAGTGGTGAACCGGAGGCCAGGCCTTGA